Proteins encoded in a region of the Podarcis muralis chromosome 4, rPodMur119.hap1.1, whole genome shotgun sequence genome:
- the PCF11 gene encoding pre-mRNA cleavage complex 2 protein Pcf11 isoform X2 yields the protein MSGGGGSSSSSSSSSSSAASEGPVGGGGGSSSGEDACRDYQSSLEDLTFNSKPHINMLTILAEENVQHAKDIVSLIEAQVAKAPSNEKLPVMYLMDSIVKNVGREYLAAFTKNLVATFVNVFEKVDENTRKSLFKLRSTWDEIFPLKKLYALDVRVNSVDPAWPIKPLPPNVNTSSIHVNPKFLNKSPEEPPAPSPAVCPPPVSCSAVSSTPVVPEIQKNLTQEQLIRQQLLAKQKQLLELQQKKLELELEQTKAQLAVSLSGQQSGSSLSQASVKPHVPQPSHMPVKTPHQVCLPPEKSRLSPLHDVKTANRDPRLNRTSQHSSHSKDQSHRKDFTVSPVNQADPKVSKTLQAEKQSTSKQERQKQNEKSQKKEFDQFDSKLKSPSPLQNKLLHAKDTRNQESENTRVSEISKRDPRLKKHLLEKPDGKDDDLKEKRRCMERKDKEEHRPVSGRTKIINGIVQKQDPNTEESEKQVGKLGRSGTRKRSRSPRSRSPSSHSPKRRDRRSPKRRLRSLSPGPKTAKSRVSGPKQSHAEDFGQGIREERSSNKRKQEVRDSRRPKKTHEDRPQEGMNLHSSKANSEPKENVENWSSSKSNKRWKSGWQENKNPQPTEEHQGLSKSPHQRHRDTWATSSKGVTSPRTPKQQHRLSVDANLQIPKELDLANKRELLKKANEQLSSGEITQDEFLVLCHQIRQIIQYQEGKHRCNVWDSPTGEKGISKKKPLLSDADLIYHEHKAKLKRTQVQHSFQRLNMMDPEDILLERHLNETFLSGMDCEQTKSKSGSQFSERSRRHSPVGSNRPYSENSPHDSRRRHDESNSSKGIRDERRSPFNEHYKRARYEEPEKQFTENTGSRFGVSDGKQRFSSLMEERSHFEGSPRHPGTRAGGDGQGTHFEGLANASSRIEGPQPQTNLRFEGSLGQPASQFDGPPGQSGGKSSLFDGPAQMGGGPLRFEGPSGQVGAGTAIRFENPMGQPGGALRFEGPAGQSMSGIRFEGNHGQPSGGIRFEGPHGQPSAGIRFEGPHGQSSGIRFEGPHDQPSGTMRFDGQPSGGMRFEGPHGQPSSGIRFEGPHDRPVGPHGPPGGGMRFEGPHGQPMGPHGQPAAGMRFEGPHMQPMGPLGQPGGNLRFEGPHGQPMGPHGQPARFEGPHGQPMGPHGQPLGPHGQPGVGPRFEGPHGQSGIGPRFEGPSGQAGGGLRFEGPINQTGPRFDGCHSRFDGQPGQPSLMQRLDGLHVQPGPRFEMGPAQQTQPRFDGPPGQQIPQRFDAPIPQRFEDPKHQQATRFDIPLGHQGQRMENVANHPASRLETPPYGQSGPYNEPPNQPPYNAPSQGMQFQRTEQIFDNPQGPNFNGPPGSGAQNFPNTINRAPGPYYDDKNLQYGNFSGMTGNVQQPQQVPVMSVASTQPVPYNPGQPLLAAHAQNPGSFVQNQPGNAPLSYPDNHLGQLDVNELFSKLLSTGILKVLQTDSTSAQVSEVSAQPAPEEEEEDQDQTEDQDVPDLTNFVIEELKQRYDSIINRLYTGIQCYSCGMRFTTSQTDVYADHLDWHYRQNRTEKDVSRKVTHRRWYYSLTDWIEFEEIADLEERAKSQFFEKVHEEVVLKTQEAAKEKEFQSVPAGPAGADESCEICQEQFEQYWDEEEEEWHLKNAIRVDEKIYHPSCYEDYQNTSSFDSTPSPSKTPVENPLNIMLNIVKQEVQDSCNSPKVKEEPEDTPADDCMEGSSPTLAEIKTEPEKVESV from the exons ATGTCGGGCGGCGGCGGCTCCAGTAGCAGCAGCTCCAGCAGCAGCTCCAGCGCGGCCTCGGAGGGGCccgtgggcggcggcggcggcagcagcagcggggaagACGCCTGCCGCGACTACCAGTCTTCGCTCGAGGACCTGACCTTCAACAGCAAGCCGCACATCAACATGCTGACCATCCTGGCCGAGGAGAACGTGCAACACGCCAAGGACATCGTCTCGCTGATCGAGGCGCAAGTCGCCAAG GCTCCTTCTAATGAGAAACTTCCTGTTATGTACCTTATGGACTCCATTGTCAAGAATGTTGGGAGAGAATATCTTGCTGCGTTTACTAAAAACCTAGTTGCAACATTTGTTAATGTGTTTGAAaag GTGGATGAAAATACTAGGAAAAGTTTATTTAAATTGCGTTCCACGTGGGATGAAATTTTCCCTTTGAAGAAACTCTATGCCCTTGATGTCCGGGTGAATTCAGTAGACCCTGCTTGGCCAATTAAACCGCTACCCCCTAATGTGAATACTTCTAGCATCCATGTGAATCCTAAGTTTTTAAATAAATCG CCTGAGGAACCACCTGCACCTAGCCCTGCAGTCTGTCCTCCTCCTGTGTCCTGTTCTGCTGTGTCCTCTACTCCAGTTGTTCCTGAAATACAAAAGAATTTGACTCAAGAGCAGCTAATAAGACAACAGCTactagcaaaacaaaaacagttgttAGAACTTCAACAGAAAAAATTAGAACTGGAACTAGAGCAGACTAAAGCACAGCTG GCGGTTTCTCTTAGTGGTCAGCAAAGTGGATCCAGCTTGAGTCAAGCATCTGTGAAGCCACATGTTCCACAACCATCTCACATGCCAGTTAAAACTCCTCATCAAGTTTGTCTGCCACCTGAAAAAAGCCGTCTCTCTCCACTCCATGATGTCAAAACGGCCAACAGAGATCCTCGTCTTAATAGAACAAGTCAACATTCTTCCCATTCTAAAGATCAAAGTCATAGGAAAGATTTTACAGTTAGTCCAGTCAATCAGGCTGATCCAAAGGTCAGCAAAACACTACAGGCTGAAAAACAAAGTACATCAAAGCAAgaaagacaaaaacagaatgagaaatctcaaaagaaagagtTTGATCAATTTGATTCAAAATTGAAGTCTCCATCTCCCTTGCAGAACAAGCTGCTTCATGCTAAAGATACTAGAAACCAAGAAAGTGAGAACACCAGGGTATCTGAAATAAGCAAGAGAGATCCAAGATTGAAAAAACATCTTCTAGAGAAGCCAGATGGTAAAGATGATGATCTGAAAGAAAAGAGGAGATGCATGGAGAGAAAAGACAAAGAAGAGCATAGACCAGTCAGTGGTAGAACCAAAATAATTAATGGCATTGTCCAAAAGCAAGATCCCAATACTGAAGAGTCAGAGAAACAGGTTGGAAAGCTAGGAAGGTCGGGTACCAGGAAAAGGTCACGTTCCCCTAGATCTCGGTCACCATCTTCCCATTCTCCAAAACGAAGAGACCGGAGGTCACCCAAACGACGGCTCAGAAGTCTCTCTCCTGGACCTAAAACTGCAAAGTCTCGTGTGTCGGGACCAAAGCAATCCCACGCAGAGGACTTTGGGCAGGGAATACGGGAAGAAAGGAGCTCTAACAAAAGGAAGCAGGAAGTGAGAGATTCAAGGAGGCCGAAGAAAACTCATGAAGACCGACCGCAGGAAGGAATGAACTTGCATTCTTCAAAAGCAAACTCGGAACCTAAggagaatgtggagaactggtcAAGTTCCAAGTCAaataaaaggtggaaatctggttggcaagaaaataaaaa CCCCCAGCCAACTGAAGAACACCAAGGACTTTCTAAATCACCTCATCAGAGGCACAGGGACACCTGGGCAACCAGTAGTAAAGGAGTTACATCACCTCGCACACCAAAGCAGCAACATAGATTAAGTGTGGATGCGAATTTGCAGATTCCGAAAGAACTGGACTTGGCGAACAAGAGAGAGTTACTTAAGAAG GCTAATGAACAACTGTCATCTGGAGAAATAACGCAAGATGAGTTTCTTGTTCTGTGCCATCAGATTCGCCAAATTATCCAGTATCAGGAAGGAAAACACAGGTGCAATGTGTGGGATAGTCCCACAGGTGAAAAGGGAATTTCGAAAAAGAAGCCCCTGTTGTCTGATGCGGATTTAATATATCATGAGCATAAAGCTAAGCTAAAAAGAACGCAAGTTCAGCATTCATTTCAGAGACTCAACATGATGGATCCTGAAGATATTTTACTCGAGAGACACTTGAATGAGACATTTCTTTCTGGAATGGATTgtgaacaaacaaaaagcaaatcgGGGAGTCAATTCAGTGAAAGATCAAGGCGGCATTCCCCTGTTGGTAGTAACAGACCATATTCTGAAAATTCACCTCATGACAGCCGGAGAAGACACGATGAGTCCAACTCCTCCAAAG gtatTCGAGATGAGCGGAGGTCTCCATTCAATGAACATTATAAGAGAGCAAGATACGAAGAACCAGAGAAACAATTTACTGAGAATACAGGATCACGATTTGGGGTTTCGGATGGAAAGCAAAGATTTAGTTCACTGATGGAGGAAAGATCTCATTTTGAGGGCTCCCCTAGACATCCTGGAACAAGGGCAGGTGGAGATGGGCAAGGAACTCACTTTGAAGGGCTGGCTAATGCAAGTTCTAGAATTGAAGGACCACAACCACAGACTAATTTAAGGTTTGAGGGGTCCCTAGGCCAGCCAGCATCTCAGTTTGACGGGCCCCCAGGACAATCTGGAGGAAAAAGTTCTCTGTTCGATGGACCGGCACAGATGGGTGGTGGTCCCTTGAGGTTTGAAGGGCCCTCAGGGCAAGTTGGTGCAGGGACTGCTATACGGTTTGAGAATCCTATGGGACAGCCAGGGGGAGCATTGAGATTTGAGGGGCCCGCAGGCCAGTCGATGAGTGGTATAAGATTTGAAGGGAACCATGGTCAGCCCTCAGGTGGGATAAGGTTTGAAGGACCTCATGGTCAGCCATCTGCTGGGATTAGGTTTGAGGGACCACATGGTCAGTCATCTGGGATCAGGTTCGAGGGACCACACGATCAGCCTTCAGGTACTATGAGGTTTGATGGCCAGCCTTCTGGTGGAATGAGGTTTGAAGGTCCACATGGCCAACCTTCAAGTGGAATAAGGTTTGAAGGGCCTCATGACCGTCCTGTGGGGCCTCATGGTCCCCCAGGAGGTGGAATGAGGTTTGAAGGCCCCCATGGCCAACCTATGGGGCCTCATGGTCAGCCAGCGGCTGGCATGCGATTTGAAGGACCTCATATGCAGCCAATGGGACCTCTTGGCCAGCCAGGAGGCAATTTGCGCTTTGAAGGTCCACATGGACAGCCTATGGGTCCGCATGGGCAGCCAGCAAGATTTGAAGGTCCTCATGGACAGCCTATGGGGCCACATGGGCAGCCTTTAGGGCCACATGGTCAACCAGGTGTTGGTCCCAGATTTGAGGGGCCTCATGGTCAGTCTGGGATTGGTCCCAGGTTTGAGGGGCCTTCAGGCCAGGCTGGAGGTGGACTTAGGTTTGAAGGACCTATTAACCAAACAGGGCCAAGGTTTGATGGTTGTCATTCAAGATTTGATGGTCAACCTGGTCAGCCATCACTTATGCAAAGACTGGATGGATTACATGTGCAACCTGGTCCAAGGTTTGAAATGGGCCCTGCTCAGCAGACACAACCTCGGTTTGATGGTCCTCCGGGTCAGCAGATACCCCAAAGATTTGATGCACCAATACCTCAACGGTTTGAAGATCCTAAACACCAGCAGGCAACGCGATTTGATATTCCTCTTGGTCATCAAGGTCAAAGAATGGAAAATGTAGCTAATCATCCTGCCTCAAGACTCGAAACACCACCTTATGGACAATCTGGCCCTTACAATGAACCTCCCAATCAGCCACCCTATAATGCGCCATCACAAGGAATGCAATTCCAGAGAACTGAGCAAATATTTGATAACCCGCAAGGACCAAACTTCAATGGGCCACCTGGTTCTGGAGCACAGAACTTTCCTAACACTATTAACAGGGCACCGGGACCTTACTATGATGACAAGAATCTTCAGTATGGAAATTTCAGTGGTATGACGGGaaatgttcagcagcctcagcag GTTCCTGTTATGTCGGTAGCATCTACTCAACCTGTACCTTACAATCCAGGGCAGCCTCTCTTAGCAGCTCATGCACAAAATCCTGGAAGCTTTGTCCAAAATCAACCAG GGAACGCTCCGCTTTCCTATCCTGATAATCATCTTGGACAACTTGATGTAAATGAATTATTCTCAAAACTACTTTCTACAGGGATTCTCAAAGTTTTACAGACTGATTCAACTTCAGCTC AAGTCAGTGAAGTTTCTGCCCAGCCAGctccagaggaggaagaggaggatcaaGACCAGACTGAGGATCAAGATGTCCCAGATTTAACTAACTTCGTTATAGAAGAACTAAAACA GCGATACGATAGCATTATAAACCGGCTCTATACTGGCATTCAGTGTTACTCTTGTGGAATGAGGTTCACCACTTCACAGACAGATGTATATGCAGACCATTTGGACTGGCACTATCGTCAGAACCGCACGGAAAAGGACGTCAGCCGGAAAGTCACTCACAGAAGATGGTACTACAGCTTAACG GACTGGATAGAGTTCGAAGAAATAGCTGATTTAGAGGAACGTGCAAAGAGCCAGTTCTTTGAGAAGGTGCATGAAGAAGTTGTGTTGAAAACACAAGAAGCTGCTAAGGAGAAGGAGTTTCAAAGTGTCCCTGCCGGCCCAGCTGGAGCAGATGAG AGCTGTGAAATCTGCCAGGAGCAATTTGAACAATAttgggatgaggaggaggaggagtggcaccTAAAAAATGCCATTCGAGTAGACGAGAAG ATATACCATCCGTCATGCTACGAAGATTATCAAAAT ACCTCGTCATTTGATTCAACGCCATCTCCTAGCAAGACACCCGTAGAGAACCCGCTAAATATTATGTTGAATATTGTTAAGCAAGAAGTACAGGACTCCTGTAACAGTCCCAAGGTAAAAGAAGAGCCTGAGGATACGCCTGCTGATGATTGTATGGAGGGGAGCTCACCCACATTGGCCGAAATTAAAACAGAGCCTGAAAAGGTTGAGTCAGTTTAA